The following are encoded together in the Candidatus Poribacteria bacterium genome:
- a CDS encoding zinc ribbon domain-containing protein: protein MPTYEYECKRCGVRFERFQSMSEEPIKVCPECGGEVRRLISAGGGVIFKGSGFYATDYRSESYKRAEKKEKENASKSESSSGEKKSE from the coding sequence ATGCCGACTTACGAGTATGAATGTAAGAGATGTGGCGTCAGGTTTGAGAGATTTCAGAGCATGAGCGAGGAACCGATCAAGGTATGCCCTGAATGCGGCGGCGAGGTCAGAAGGCTCATAAGCGCAGGAGGTGGGGTGATCTTTAAAGGGTCCGGCTTCTATGCCACCGATTACCGCAGCGAAAGCTATAAGAGGGCTGAAAAGAAGGAAAAGGAGAACGCTTCAAAGTCTGAAAGCTCATCCGGGGAGAAGAAGAGCGAATAG